One part of the Desulfonema ishimotonii genome encodes these proteins:
- a CDS encoding serine protease — protein sequence MRLSECYIPLKKGIVAFVPKYLPANSDAPRAFPPIIGTGFVVDKNGLIVTNRHVIRAFGEISRPRMPRRTTGAFRPCCFTRSRAGWPISACRSSALPGSPEHPGQTPACRRVRIWGLSM from the coding sequence ATGCGCCTTTCGGAATGCTACATCCCCCTGAAAAAGGGCATTGTGGCCTTTGTGCCCAAATATCTTCCGGCCAATTCGGACGCCCCCCGCGCCTTCCCGCCCATCATCGGCACCGGCTTTGTCGTGGATAAAAACGGGCTGATCGTGACCAACCGCCATGTCATCCGGGCCTTCGGCGAAATATCCCGCCCCCGGATGCCCAGGCGGACGACTGGGGCGTTCAGGCCATGCTGTTTTACCCGGTCGAGGGCGGGGTGGCCGATATCCGCCTGCCGGTCATCGGCGTTGCCGGGATCGCCGGAACATCCGGGGCAGACTCCGGCCTGCCGCCGGGTGCGGATCTGGGGATTGTCCATGTGA
- a CDS encoding S1 family peptidase, which produces MSDTETLTEGLDVATAGFPMGSRALEGPDGLYQLCPTLQRGIISAVLPFPGRRPKAFSVQIMTHGGASGSPVFLPDSGRVVGVLYAALSDTARTARRDACTFPTGISYAVPARAITRMASRVREMPQMRSPADAPDLNQLICENTPGHIYRDGACYPVRPAARPLSLPNLELLNPKKEVVHE; this is translated from the coding sequence GTGTCGGATACGGAAACGCTCACCGAAGGCCTTGACGTTGCCACTGCGGGATTTCCCATGGGAAGCCGCGCCCTTGAAGGGCCGGACGGGCTGTATCAGCTCTGTCCCACCCTCCAGCGGGGGATCATCAGCGCGGTGCTGCCCTTTCCGGGCCGTCGGCCCAAAGCCTTCAGCGTTCAGATCATGACCCACGGCGGCGCCAGCGGATCACCGGTCTTTCTGCCGGATTCCGGCAGGGTCGTCGGCGTCCTCTACGCCGCCCTCAGCGACACCGCCCGGACCGCCCGCCGCGACGCCTGCACCTTTCCCACCGGCATCAGCTATGCGGTTCCGGCCCGCGCCATCACCCGCATGGCAAGCCGCGTCAGAGAAATGCCACAGATGAGATCACCGGCAGACGCCCCGGACCTGAACCAGCTCATCTGCGAGAACACCCCCGGCCATATCTACCGGGACGGTGCCTGTTACCCGGTCCGCCCGGCAGCCCGTCCGTTATCCCTGCCGAACCTTGAACTGCTTAACCCAAAAAAGGAGGTCGTCCATGAATGA
- a CDS encoding thioesterase family protein — MNEMLKPGLTFEFQYHVPEDKTVPHLFPEIPEGQVMPKVFASGFMIGLFEFACIQAINPYINWPEEQTVGIGFNLSHTAATPPGFLITVRGRLEKADGNKLTFSIEADDGVDTISKGTHERFIVSSEKFKAAVAAKAEKHLT; from the coding sequence ATGAATGAGATGCTGAAACCCGGTCTGACGTTTGAATTTCAGTACCATGTCCCCGAAGACAAAACCGTTCCCCACCTCTTCCCGGAAATCCCCGAAGGCCAGGTCATGCCCAAAGTCTTTGCATCCGGCTTTATGATCGGACTGTTTGAATTCGCCTGCATCCAGGCCATCAATCCCTATATCAACTGGCCCGAAGAACAGACTGTGGGGATCGGCTTTAACCTGAGCCACACCGCTGCAACGCCCCCCGGATTTCTGATAACGGTCAGGGGGCGGCTGGAAAAGGCCGACGGCAACAAGCTCACTTTCTCCATCGAAGCCGATGACGGCGTTGATACGATCTCAAAGGGAACCCATGAGCGGTTTATCGTCAGTTCGGAGAAATTCAAGGCCGCAGTGGCTGCCAAGGCCGAAAAACATTTAACATGA
- a CDS encoding rubredoxin-like domain-containing protein gives MKRWRCILCGHIHDGPKPPFRCPVCGAPRRMFEEVSC, from the coding sequence ATGAAACGATGGCGCTGCATCCTCTGCGGCCATATTCACGATGGCCCGAAGCCGCCCTTCCGTTGCCCCGTATGCGGTGCGCCCCGGCGCATGTTTGAAGAGGTGAGCTGCTGA
- a CDS encoding lactate utilization protein, whose protein sequence is MTNPTTSHQKHYWTARMTRCKEALEKNNFTVYLADTAAAACQIALETVIPAIRPGSFSWGDSLTYFSTGLPEILKQRADLRCVETFAENVSREEIMERRRQALLVDLFITGTNAVTESGKLVNLDMVGNRVAGITFGPKHVLLFIGRNKIVADTGAAMARIKHYAAPVNAIRHDCKTPCVKTGTCMDCKSPDRICNTWTITEKSYPEGRIQVILINEDLGL, encoded by the coding sequence GTGACAAATCCCACGACATCCCATCAGAAACACTACTGGACGGCCCGCATGACGCGCTGTAAGGAGGCCCTGGAGAAAAACAATTTCACCGTCTATCTGGCGGACACTGCCGCCGCTGCCTGTCAGATTGCCCTTGAAACCGTCATTCCCGCCATCCGGCCCGGCAGTTTTTCCTGGGGCGATTCCCTGACCTATTTTTCCACCGGCCTCCCGGAAATCCTGAAACAGAGGGCGGATCTCCGGTGCGTTGAAACCTTTGCCGAAAATGTGTCCCGTGAAGAGATTATGGAACGCCGCAGGCAGGCCCTTCTGGTGGATCTTTTTATCACCGGAACCAACGCCGTTACCGAGAGCGGAAAACTGGTGAACCTGGACATGGTGGGCAACCGGGTGGCAGGCATCACCTTCGGTCCGAAACATGTGCTGCTCTTTATCGGGCGGAATAAAATCGTGGCCGATACCGGTGCTGCCATGGCGCGGATCAAACACTACGCGGCCCCGGTCAACGCCATCCGGCACGACTGCAAGACCCCGTGCGTTAAAACCGGCACCTGCATGGACTGCAAAAGCCCCGACCGAATCTGCAACACCTGGACCATCACGGAAAAATCCTATCCCGAAGGCCGGATACAGGTGATCCTGATCAACGAAGACCTGGGCCTTTAA
- a CDS encoding YigZ family protein, with amino-acid sequence MAYPVPRHFHRVEEIIRRSRFITSVAHTPTRDAAKAFIERIRAEFTDANHNCMAFVAGPPASTAQVGMSDDGEPRGTAGRPMLNTLAHSGVGEITAVVTRYFGGIKLGTGGLVRAYSGSVRQALADLPVREKIIPTTVPVIIGYACITPVRRLATAFDAEIIEETYGADVSLTFELPVEKAEDFRAALIDLTHGELVIGTS; translated from the coding sequence ATGGCCTATCCGGTCCCCCGGCATTTTCACCGGGTTGAGGAGATTATCAGACGCAGCAGGTTCATCACATCCGTGGCGCACACCCCCACACGCGACGCGGCCAAAGCCTTTATCGAGCGGATCAGGGCGGAATTTACCGACGCCAATCACAACTGCATGGCCTTTGTGGCCGGACCGCCCGCCAGCACCGCCCAGGTGGGCATGAGCGACGACGGCGAACCCCGCGGCACGGCAGGACGTCCCATGCTCAACACCCTGGCCCATTCGGGCGTGGGCGAGATCACCGCCGTTGTCACCCGCTATTTCGGCGGCATAAAACTGGGAACCGGGGGGCTGGTCCGGGCCTATTCGGGATCGGTCCGGCAGGCACTTGCCGACCTGCCGGTCCGCGAAAAAATCATTCCGACCACCGTCCCGGTGATCATCGGCTATGCCTGCATAACCCCGGTCCGGCGGCTTGCAACCGCTTTCGATGCTGAAATCATCGAAGAAACTTACGGCGCAGATGTCTCCCTGACCTTTGAACTGCCTGTGGAAAAGGCGGAAGATTTCCGCGCCGCCCTGATTGATCTGACCCACGGCGAACTTGTTATCGGAACATCATAA
- a CDS encoding ABC transporter substrate-binding protein — translation MIKKGAQHIFRAVSVAIVSALLTAGSGVAEERQIAAAGENNTGISDHVETVTLQLRWFHQFQFAGYYAAIEKGFYREAGIHVTLAEGGEGREPVDAVLNGRAEYGVTNSEILFHRLRGAPLVVLAAVFQHSPLVLMARRDSGIRTPHDLIGRKVRMSLESRDVELQAMLQSENISPDQMRLTDGWVKPEDYLSGVFDAISAYITNEPYLMIRQGIPISFIHPAGYGIDFYGDSLFTSEEELQKHPGRVKAFRAASLRGWKYAMNHPDELIDIILEKYHSKKSRDHLRYEMEKMRELILPALIQIGHINPARWEQMARTLVRLGKVAPGYDLGGFVYDPYGQSDPFPWEKLLTAVTAVALGAGIVAIILLMFNKKLSNLVRARTAELSAINKTLRREVADRELAEEEVRKLYGNLEIRIEENTQELREANQRLQQEVREREETGAALRKSETEKKAILDGIQTQLVFMGANRKILWVNKAVAAFSGRSPEELIGIRCHELWNASEKSCRDCPTSEVFHTGRGHQRIVHAKDGKIWDRRAEPVFDDQGKLIGVLEASDDVTEKVQAREQLQHTRKMEAISDLAAGIAHEFNNALFGITGNIELFRTRLGDAGDAETCFGPIQESARRMKYLTDRLLAYARGGKYQVRRIDPAALIRETLPLTRHNLTPEIRVDVALAEDISAIEADYTQMQMVFSEIISNAAEAVDGKGHIRITGRNYMHPGQCEANLAECMSGHYVCLSVEDDGRGMDKNTKDRIFDPFFTTNFLGRGLGMAAAYGIIRNHGGCLAVDSEPGEGTAVRIFLPAVDGIEEDMRIPGNPAFSEGEPNVLIIEDDEMVMDVTHAMIRRLGYQVLKAGSGAEALDIVRRFSGSIHMAILDICLPDMSGNEIYPFLIEARPEIRVIVCSGHPPDGAVRELLDAGADGFLQKPFRLDALSALLHRLLPTAAETSP, via the coding sequence ATGATAAAAAAGGGGGCGCAGCATATCTTTCGGGCTGTTTCTGTCGCAATTGTGTCCGCGTTGCTGACAGCGGGTTCCGGTGTTGCCGAAGAGAGACAGATCGCAGCGGCAGGGGAAAATAATACCGGAATCAGTGATCATGTTGAAACCGTCACCCTTCAGCTCCGGTGGTTTCACCAGTTCCAGTTTGCCGGTTACTACGCTGCCATAGAGAAGGGCTTTTACCGCGAGGCCGGAATTCATGTGACGCTGGCAGAGGGCGGAGAGGGGCGTGAGCCGGTGGATGCCGTGCTGAACGGGCGGGCGGAGTACGGCGTCACCAATTCAGAAATCCTGTTTCACCGGCTCAGAGGCGCGCCCCTGGTCGTACTGGCCGCTGTATTCCAGCATTCTCCCCTGGTGCTGATGGCCCGCCGGGATTCCGGAATCCGGACCCCGCATGACCTGATCGGGCGGAAGGTCAGAATGTCTTTGGAAAGCCGGGATGTGGAGCTGCAGGCGATGCTGCAAAGTGAAAATATTTCACCGGATCAGATGCGGCTCACCGATGGCTGGGTGAAACCGGAGGATTATCTGAGCGGCGTTTTTGATGCGATCAGCGCCTATATCACCAACGAGCCGTACCTGATGATCCGGCAGGGCATTCCGATTTCCTTTATCCATCCGGCCGGATACGGCATTGATTTTTACGGGGACTCCCTTTTTACCAGTGAGGAGGAACTGCAAAAGCATCCCGGTCGGGTGAAGGCCTTCCGGGCTGCCAGTCTGAGGGGGTGGAAGTATGCCATGAACCACCCGGATGAACTGATTGACATCATTCTGGAGAAGTACCATTCCAAAAAGTCGCGGGATCATCTCCGGTATGAAATGGAGAAAATGCGTGAGCTGATCCTGCCGGCTCTGATTCAGATCGGCCATATAAACCCCGCCCGCTGGGAGCAGATGGCCCGGACCCTCGTGCGCCTGGGGAAGGTCGCACCGGGATACGACCTTGGGGGATTTGTATATGACCCGTATGGGCAATCCGATCCTTTCCCGTGGGAAAAACTGCTCACGGCGGTGACCGCTGTTGCCCTGGGCGCAGGCATTGTCGCCATCATTTTGCTGATGTTTAATAAAAAACTGAGCAATCTGGTCCGGGCACGGACGGCAGAGCTGTCGGCCATCAACAAAACGCTGAGGCGTGAGGTGGCTGACCGGGAACTGGCCGAAGAGGAGGTCCGCAAACTTTACGGGAACCTGGAGATCCGGATTGAGGAGAATACGCAGGAGCTCCGGGAGGCCAATCAGAGGCTTCAGCAGGAGGTACGGGAGCGGGAGGAGACCGGGGCCGCATTGCGGAAAAGCGAGACGGAGAAGAAGGCGATCCTCGATGGCATACAGACCCAGCTGGTTTTTATGGGAGCCAACCGGAAAATATTGTGGGTGAACAAGGCCGTTGCAGCGTTCTCCGGCCGGTCGCCGGAAGAGCTGATCGGGATCAGATGCCATGAGCTGTGGAATGCCTCGGAAAAGAGCTGCCGGGACTGCCCGACATCAGAGGTGTTTCATACCGGCAGGGGACATCAGCGGATTGTACATGCAAAAGACGGGAAAATATGGGACCGACGGGCAGAGCCGGTCTTTGACGATCAGGGAAAACTGATCGGGGTTCTGGAGGCTTCTGATGATGTGACGGAAAAGGTTCAGGCGCGGGAACAGCTTCAGCATACCCGGAAGATGGAGGCGATCAGCGATCTGGCAGCGGGCATTGCCCATGAATTTAACAACGCCCTGTTCGGCATTACCGGCAATATTGAGCTGTTTCGGACCCGGCTGGGGGATGCCGGGGATGCGGAGACATGTTTCGGGCCGATTCAGGAATCCGCCCGCCGGATGAAATATCTTACGGACCGTCTGCTGGCCTATGCACGGGGAGGGAAATACCAGGTCCGCCGTATCGACCCTGCCGCCCTGATCCGGGAAACCCTGCCCCTGACCCGCCACAACCTGACCCCTGAAATCCGTGTGGATGTGGCGCTGGCAGAAGATATTTCCGCCATAGAGGCGGATTATACCCAGATGCAGATGGTCTTTTCCGAGATCATCTCCAATGCTGCCGAGGCGGTCGATGGTAAGGGACATATCCGCATTACCGGCAGAAATTATATGCATCCCGGCCAGTGTGAAGCGAATCTGGCGGAATGTATGTCGGGGCATTATGTCTGCCTGTCGGTTGAAGATGATGGGCGGGGCATGGACAAAAATACAAAAGATCGGATATTCGACCCTTTTTTTACGACAAATTTTCTGGGCAGAGGACTCGGCATGGCGGCGGCCTACGGCATTATCCGAAACCACGGCGGTTGTCTGGCCGTGGACTCGGAGCCGGGAGAGGGGACAGCGGTTCGTATTTTTCTGCCGGCAGTGGATGGTATTGAAGAGGACATGCGCATACCCGGAAATCCGGCGTTTTCGGAGGGGGAGCCAAATGTGCTGATTATTGAGGATGATGAGATGGTGATGGATGTCACCCATGCCATGATCAGACGGTTGGGATACCAGGTGCTGAAGGCCGGAAGCGGGGCTGAGGCCCTCGATATTGTCCGGCGTTTCAGCGGTTCCATTCACATGGCCATTCTGGATATCTGTCTGCCGGATATGAGTGGGAATGAGATCTATCCGTTTCTGATTGAGGCCCGCCCGGAGATCAGGGTGATCGTGTGCAGCGGTCACCCCCCCGACGGGGCTGTCCGGGAATTGCTGGATGCGGGGGCGGACGGGTTTCTTCAGAAACCGTTCAGATTGGATGCCCTGAGTGCGCTGTTGCACAGGCTGCTGCCCACAGCCGCCGAGACGAGTCCGTGA
- a CDS encoding lipoprotein-releasing ABC transporter permease subunit, whose amino-acid sequence MSYEFFIGRRYFRAKGKQAVISLISFLSTVGVAVGVMVMIVVIAVMSGAEVELRNRMISVTSHLVVMHQGGPFSGYPRILEQVTQHQDVEAATPYMYAQAMLRSQAGIFGSVLRGIDPETAGKVIRILPPDLLRQLTGNSLSSDPAPIPGIILGKELASRLKVGTGDLVSLTVPGGSRRAIGQVPAMRRLRVVGTFESGLYEFDKSMAYITLADIQKILRQPDTITGIEVRVRDLYQAGTIAEDIMKQLKFPYWSQDWMQTNRNLFSALKLQKTVMFIILTLIILVSAFNIASALIMMVMEKTGDIAILKAMGATDRSIRKIFVFKGMVIGVVGTFFGAIGGFVICFLIKRYEFIRLPTDVYFFPTLPVSIEAPDVIAIVLATLAICFFATLYPAHRAVRLNPIDALRYGG is encoded by the coding sequence ATGTCATATGAATTTTTTATCGGCAGACGCTATTTCAGGGCCAAGGGCAAACAGGCTGTTATCTCCCTGATTTCCTTTCTTTCCACCGTCGGGGTTGCGGTCGGCGTCATGGTGATGATCGTGGTCATCGCGGTGATGTCCGGGGCCGAAGTGGAACTCAGAAACCGGATGATCAGCGTCACCTCCCACTTGGTGGTCATGCACCAGGGCGGGCCATTCAGCGGCTACCCGCGCATACTTGAACAGGTGACGCAGCATCAGGATGTGGAGGCCGCCACACCCTATATGTATGCCCAGGCCATGCTGCGGTCACAGGCCGGGATATTCGGATCGGTACTCAGGGGAATCGACCCGGAAACCGCCGGAAAGGTCATCCGAATCCTGCCCCCGGATCTTCTGAGGCAACTGACGGGAAACAGCCTGTCCTCAGATCCGGCACCCATCCCCGGCATCATTCTGGGAAAAGAGCTGGCGTCCCGGCTGAAGGTCGGCACAGGGGATCTGGTGTCGCTCACCGTGCCGGGCGGAAGTCGGCGTGCCATCGGCCAGGTGCCGGCCATGCGCAGGCTCAGGGTCGTCGGCACATTTGAATCCGGTCTGTATGAGTTCGATAAGTCGATGGCGTATATCACTCTGGCCGATATCCAGAAAATCCTCCGGCAGCCGGATACCATTACCGGCATCGAGGTCCGGGTGAGGGATCTGTATCAGGCCGGGACCATTGCCGAAGATATTATGAAACAGCTGAAATTTCCCTACTGGTCCCAGGACTGGATGCAGACAAACCGGAACCTCTTCTCCGCCCTGAAGCTCCAGAAAACGGTGATGTTTATCATTCTGACCCTGATCATCCTGGTGTCGGCCTTTAACATCGCCAGCGCCCTGATTATGATGGTCATGGAAAAAACCGGAGACATCGCCATATTAAAGGCAATGGGGGCCACAGATCGCAGCATCCGAAAAATCTTCGTGTTCAAGGGCATGGTCATCGGCGTGGTGGGAACGTTTTTCGGTGCTATCGGCGGATTCGTCATCTGTTTTCTCATCAAACGGTACGAATTTATCAGACTGCCGACCGATGTCTATTTCTTCCCCACCCTGCCGGTCAGCATCGAGGCCCCCGACGTCATCGCAATTGTGCTGGCCACCCTGGCCATCTGCTTTTTTGCCACGCTCTATCCGGCTCACAGGGCGGTCCGGCTCAACCCCATAGACGCGCTCCGGTATGGCGGATGA